In Cercospora beticola chromosome 3, complete sequence, the following proteins share a genomic window:
- a CDS encoding uncharacterized protein (BUSCO:EOG09262X01) yields the protein MAEAGKMEFPWHLGVFDAHCHPTDTLSSLQSIPGMRANVLTVMATRAQDQDLVANAADDFGVTESEADREETDWSELHKIIPAFGWHPWFSHQMFDEAEYDNASSLSSEQRIAHYQSVLTPKSEDQEFLRSLPDPRPFGEFLAQMREYLQKYPLALVGEVGLDRAFRIPESWLPSQQDGRNESLTPGGREGRKLSPYRVSMEHQKKVLLAQLALAGELHRAVSCHGVQAHGVVYETLAQTWKGHERKVLSKREQKKLEAARKANAEPEEDEEPDEESGPKPYPPRICLHSFSGPADTVKQYIAPSVPCDIFFSFSTTINAWSEDGQGKVEASVKAVPDNRILIESDLHTAGERMDQYLEEGVKKICQVKGWELEDGVRTLARNWKRFALGRHA from the exons ATGGCAGAAGCTGGCAAGATGGAGTTCCCATGGCATCTGGGAGTATTCGATGCACATTGCCACCCAACAGACACTCTTTCAAGTCTTCAGAGTATTCCTGGGATGCGTGCAAATGTGCTCACAGTCATGGCCACCCGTGCACAAGACCAAGACCTGGTGGCAAACGCCGCAGATGATTTCGGAGTGACAGAAAGCGAAGCAGACCGAGAAGAGACGGACTGGAG TGAGCTACACAAGATCATTCCAGCATTCGGGTGGCACCCATGGTTCTCTCACCAGATGTTTGACGAGGCAGAATATGATAATGCCTCGTCTCTCAGCTCTGAGCAGAGGATCGCACACTATCAAAGCGTGCTCACGCCAAAGTCAGAAGATCAAGAATTCCTGCGATCTCTTCCGGATCCTCGACCTTTTGGCGAATTTCTGGCCCAGATGCGGGAGTACTTGCAGAAGTATCCTCTCGCACTTGTGGGAGAAGTCGGATTGGATCGTGCATTCCGTATACCAGAGTCATGGCTGCCAAGTCAACAAGATGGCCGAAATGAGAGCTTGACACCAGGAGGCAGAGAAGGGCGGAAGCTCAGCCCATACAGAGTCAGCATGGAGCATCAGAAGAAAGTGCTTCTTGCTCAGCTTGCCTTGGCTGGAGAGTTACATCGTGCTGTCTCATGTCATGGCGTGCAAGCTCATGGCGTAGTATACGAAACGCTGGCGCAGACCTGGAAAGGTCATGAGAGAAAAGTCTTGTCCAAGCGCGAGCAGAAGAAATTGGAGGCTGCAAGAAAGGCAAACGCAGAgcctgaagaagatgaggagccAGACGAGGAGTCGGGACCAAAACCGTATCCTCCTCGTATTTGTCTGCACTCTTTCTCTGGACCTGCCGACACTGTCAAGCAGTACATTGCCCCATCAGTGCCTTGcgacatcttcttcagcttcagcacCACAATCAATGCTTGGTCTGAGGATGGGCAAGGTAAAGTTGAAGCTTCTGTCAAGGCGGTCCCGGACAACCGTATCCTCATTGAAAGCGATCTGCACACCGCCGGCGAGCGCATGGATCAGTACCTCGAAGAAGGTGTCAAGAAGATCTGCCAGGTCAAAGGATGGGAGCTCGAGGACGGTGTGAGAACGCTTGCGCGGAACTGGAAGCGGTTTGCCCTGGGGAGACATGCCTGA